The following proteins come from a genomic window of Calditrichota bacterium:
- a CDS encoding 1,4-dihydroxy-2-naphthoate polyprenyltransferase encodes MSDSKFKVWILASRPKTLWAAVSPVIIGTAMAFGDGKAHWLSAFLAAFAAVMIQIGANFSNDYFD; translated from the coding sequence ATGTCGGATTCCAAATTTAAAGTCTGGATTTTAGCGAGTCGGCCCAAAACGCTGTGGGCGGCGGTCTCGCCTGTTATTATCGGCACGGCAATGGCTTTTGGCGACGGCAAGGCGCATTGGCTATCCGCATTTCTGGCCGCATTCGCCGCAGTGATGATCCAGATCGGCGCAAATTTTTCCAATGATTACTTTGATTA